The genomic interval TACTAACACTTTATATCTTACGTTTTTATTATTATTTGCAATCTCACCGTTGTTATTGCTCCCATTGGATTCTACATTTCCGTTAGATTCTACATTTCCGTTAGATTCTACGTCTCCATTGGATTCTATATCCCCATTAGGCTCCGCATCTACAACAGAGTCTACAGTTCCATTAGAGTCAGCAGTTCCATTGACTCCACTATTCTCAGTTGGCACAATTGCTATGTAAGCTACAAATCCAACTTTTCTAAAATCATTAATTAGTGCTAAGGCAGATTCTTTCTCTATGAAAGATCCAGCCTGAACACGATATCCAGCTTTTACAGTTGGGGTATAGTTTGTCTCATTACTAATTTTTGCTCGAATTGAATCTGCATCACTAAAGCTAAAATAATAGCCTACAACTACTTGATAGCGAGTCTGACCTAGTAAACTCTCTTCAATAATTAGAGATTTATAATTACTAGCTTGTAAATTAGCATCAATAGATTTAGCTTCATCTAGATTATTAGTCTCTGCCACTAATACATAATGCTGATTTAAATGAAATATCATCTCCTCCGTAGGAGCAGCATTAATCATAACCTCTCCCGACGCAAGCTCTTGAATTTCTAGCCCAGTAGGAGAAGATAATGTTACATAGGGTACATCCTCACGATGACTTCCTTCATCAAAAAGCAAACCTACCCTAATTATACGGTCATGTACAGTTTCTCCTGCCTCTACCAAAGTAGCCTGCCACGAACTAATTAATAGACTCATAACTAGAATACAAGTTATTATAAAATGTTTTCTATTCCCCATGATGTCAATCTCCCCATTTTTCTGTTTTTGTATAGAATTGTTTTTAATCACACTTCACTATCTGTCACCATTCGACAAAGCTGCCAGGTAATCCTGCTCTTTTAAATAATCTATCGGTACTGCTAAGCCTAGTATTATTTCTGTACCACTGCGCTCAACTATGCCAGCATTAGCAAATACTACCGCTACTACATCACCTTTGTGGTTAAATACTGGACTGCCGCTGCTGCCTTGCAAAATTGGACTTTCAATAACTAACACTGGCCTATCCCAATCCCTTATATTAGATAATCCGATTGCTTGTCCTTCTTTAATAATTTGTGTCAAACCTAATGGATTCCCTATAACTATCATTCTCTGGGTTGTATCAATTTCAAATACTGAAGAAAGATTAGCAACTGGTAAATCTCGTCCATCAATATCCACTATTGCTAAATCAATGTCAGGATATTCTGCCACCACTTGACCCTTATACATAGGTCCACTGTCAAAGGTAATAAACAAAGAGCCAGCATTCTCAACCACATGATAATTAGTTACAATCAATCCATCAGCAGCAATATTAAAGCCCGTAGCTTTACTACTCTGCGTATTTATGGTAACAACAGGCTTCATCCATTCACGGACAACTGGGTCTCTTTCTAGCTCCCTTGACTTTGTCAATAAATCTAGTGACGGAAGTTGAAAAACACGTGCCCATGGACCTAAAATCATTACAATGGCAAAAACTATTACCGTGACCACAAGAAAACGAATCATAAATCTTCGTCGCTCATGTAGTTCCTCGTATTCTTTTTCATAATATTCCTTATATGAATCTCGTTCTAAATTCCTATCATACTCAATATCACAGTAATGCAACGCCTGGTCTTCATCTATAATTGTTTTACGCTCTTTCCATTTACCAGAGGGAATTAAGCGTTTATTTTCAGTAATTGGCTGATTATAAATATACACATAGGCCTGTACAATACCTTGTTCTGTGTATACGTCTTGGATCACTCGCAGGTACTCATTTTCTTTTGGGTCGATATTCGGACTATAACCTTCTAGCCCATCTATATTTATTAATTCGTGTGCTGTTAGCTGATAAAGTTCACCATAGACCTTATGATTTTTATCTGCCACCATTCCTGGATAACCCATGCAAGTATCATATAGCATGCCAAACGTCCAAGAATTGCTAGCAATTTTTTTTGCGTTTGCTATATAGTGATGGTTACTCTCTCCCTCTAACAGTGTTCCATATACAAACACGAGTTGATTTGTATTGTCGATGTTGTCCACCTCGCAAAAACATATTTACTAGATTACATTTTACCTTTAATCTATAAGCTTTATTTGCTCTTCAAATACATAGCCACCAGAGTATTCCAAAACTAGGTATAACCTTTGTAAATCTTCAGTTGGTATATCGTGCAAATAAAAATATCTATGTGCGCTGCCATATCTATCAGTTTCTGA from Desulfuribacillus alkaliarsenatis carries:
- a CDS encoding trypsin-like peptidase domain-containing protein, with protein sequence MDNIDNTNQLVFVYGTLLEGESNHHYIANAKKIASNSWTFGMLYDTCMGYPGMVADKNHKVYGELYQLTAHELINIDGLEGYSPNIDPKENEYLRVIQDVYTEQGIVQAYVYIYNQPITENKRLIPSGKWKERKTIIDEDQALHYCDIEYDRNLERDSYKEYYEKEYEELHERRRFMIRFLVVTVIVFAIVMILGPWARVFQLPSLDLLTKSRELERDPVVREWMKPVVTINTQSSKATGFNIAADGLIVTNYHVVENAGSLFITFDSGPMYKGQVVAEYPDIDLAIVDIDGRDLPVANLSSVFEIDTTQRMIVIGNPLGLTQIIKEGQAIGLSNIRDWDRPVLVIESPILQGSSGSPVFNHKGDVVAVVFANAGIVERSGTEIILGLAVPIDYLKEQDYLAALSNGDR